ACCGGGCTGTCCGGCGCGACCATCCTCGGGGACGGCCAGGTGGCGCTGATCCTCGACGTGGCCGCTATCGTCCGCAGCGGCTTGCGCGAGGGCGGCGCCGGCGTGCCGGTGCCGCTCGAGCTTGAATCTAATTAAGGAGGCGATATGGCATTGGCCGACATGCAGGACCACGCCGCCGTCACGGCCGGCAGCCGCGAACTCTTGGTGTTCGCGCTGGGGCGGGAAGAGTACGGCATCGACATTCTGAAGGTGCAGGAGATCCGCGGCTACGACGCGGTGACGCGTATCGCCGGCGCACCGGACTTCATCAAGGGCGTGGTGAATCTGCGCGGCCACATCGTTCCTATCGTCGATCTGCGGCTGAAGTTCGCGCTCGGCGACGTCGAGTACAACGCGTTCACCGTGGTGATCATCCTCAACATCTTCGAGCGCACCGTCGGCGTGGTGGTCGATGGCGTGTCCGACGTGATCCAGCTGGCCGACGACGCGATCCGTCCGGCGCCCGAACTGGGCGCGACGGTCGACACCACTTACATACTCGGCCTGGGAACGTTGGCCGAGCGCATGGTGATCGTCGTCGATATCGAAAAACTGATGGGTTGCGATGAGATGGCGCTGATCGACGCCAGCGTCGCGGCATGAAGTCAACAGGGGAGGGGGAAGCGATGGCAAACATGAAGGTCAAACACCGCCTGATACTCGGATTCGGGCTGGTGGGCGCGTTGATGGTGGTGGCGATCCTGGTCGCCATCTTCCAGATCAGGACGTTGCAGAACGGGCTCGAAGGGGTCGCCAAGGTGCAGATTCCGCGCGCG
This DNA window, taken from Crenobacter cavernae, encodes the following:
- a CDS encoding chemotaxis protein CheW, translating into MALADMQDHAAVTAGSRELLVFALGREEYGIDILKVQEIRGYDAVTRIAGAPDFIKGVVNLRGHIVPIVDLRLKFALGDVEYNAFTVVIILNIFERTVGVVVDGVSDVIQLADDAIRPAPELGATVDTTYILGLGTLAERMVIVVDIEKLMGCDEMALIDASVAA